The following proteins come from a genomic window of Sorghum bicolor cultivar BTx623 chromosome 3, Sorghum_bicolor_NCBIv3, whole genome shotgun sequence:
- the LOC8075299 gene encoding hydroxyproline O-galactosyltransferase GALT3, with amino-acid sequence MRKCSGVLFILTLAIVLFLLSPSPSPTPPPTTAPNGPIADLLPALPGLSDLYPPAPNSTAQLSWGLLRPLLCRSDALPGTAAGVLEAAEAWRNLTLAVAAAAASEEEGRPQGPRCSSSVGGDLRGGRARLPCGLAEGAAVTVVGVPREGAAKFWVEMLGASGEVVLHVNVSLRAAGMVVEQNSWTPEEGWGEWERCPLVGDVGSSNSSLQRSPVDGLVRCNEKVGERIVQENNNTVVNVTGNQPEDWQSSKGHGQLSGSFSIVEREPFTVILWAGVEGFHMTVNGRHETSFAYRERSEPWLVAEVKVSGDLELLSFLANGLPVSEDIDMASVAVLKAPPLPKKRTFLLVGVFSTGNNFKRRMALRRTWMQYEAVRSGDVVVRFFTGLHKNEHVNMELWREAQLYGDIQLMPFVDYYTLITLKTISICIFGTKIVPAKYIMKTDDDAFVRIDEVISSLKKSSSDGLLYGLISFQSSPHRDKDSKWFISRKEWPFDMYPPWAHGPGYIISRDIAKFVVRGHQELTLQLFKLEDVAMGIWIQQYKNSGQQVNIVTDDRFYNEGCDADYVLAHYQTPRLMMCLWEKLKTEYQAVCCE; translated from the exons ATGAGGAAATGCTCCGGCGTGCTCTTCATCCTCACACTCGCCATCGTGCTCTTCCTCCTCTCGCCGTCGCCCTCCCCGACTCCACCCCCCACCACCGCACCCAATGGCCCGATCGCCGACCTCCTCCCCGCGCTCCCTGGCCTTTCTGACCTCTACCCTCCCGCTCCCAACTCCACTGCCCAGCTCTCCTGGGGCCTCCTCCGCCCGCTCCTCTGCCGCTCCGACGCGCTCCCGGGAACCGCTGCAGGCGTCCTCGAGGCAGCCGAAGCATGGCGGAACCTCACCCTggctgtcgccgccgccgcggcaagCGAGGAGGAGGGGCGTCCCCAAGGACCTCGCTGCTCGTCGTCCGTGGGAGGGGATCTGCGCGGAGGACGTGCCAGACTCCCCTGCGGGCTCGCGGAGGGCGCGGCAGTGACGGTGGTCGGGGTTCCCAGGGAGGGGGCGGCCAAGTTCTGGGTGGAGATGCTGGGTGCGAGCGGCGAGGTTGTGCTGCACGTCAATGTGAGCCTGAGAGCCGCGGGAATGGTGGTGGAGCAGAATTCCTGGACGCCAGAGGAGGGGTGGGGGGAATGGGAGCGGTGCCCGCTTGTTGGTGATGTCGGCAGCAGCAATAGCAGCTTGCAGCGAAG TCCAGTGGATGGCCTTGTTCGTTGCAATGAGAAAGTGGGTGAGAGGATCGTCCAGGAGAATAACAATACTGTGGTAAATGTTACTGGGAACCAACCTGAAGATTGGCAGAGTTCAAAAGGACATGGTCAGTTAAGTGGCAGTTTCTCAATTGTTGAAAGAGAGCCTTTTACAGTAATACTGTGGGCTGGTGTAGAGGGGTTCCATATGACTGTAAATGGGCGGCATGAGACATCATTTGCCTATAGAGAG AGGTCGGAGCCATGGTTGGTAGCAGAAGTCAAGGTTTCTGGTGATTTGGAGCTCTTGTCATTCTTGGCTAATGGGTTACCAGTTTCAGAAGATATAGACATGGCTAGTGTTGCGGTTTTGAAGGCCCCACCTCTGCCAAAGAAGCGAACTTTTCTGTTGGTTGGTGTTTTCTCTACTGGAAACAACTTCAAGCGGCGGATGGCTTTGAGGCGAACATGGATGCAATATGAGGCTGTTCGCTCAGGCGATGTAGTAGTCCGATTTTTCACTGGTCTT CATAAGAATGAGCATGTCAATATGGAGTTATGGAGAGAAGCTCAATTATATGGTGATATCCAGTTGATGCCCTTTGTTGACTACTATACTTTGATCACTTTGAAGACCATATCAATTTGCATTTTTGGG ACAAAAATTGTTCCTGCAAAGTACATCATGAAAACGGATGACGATGCTTTTGTTAGGATCGATGAAGTGATCTCGAGCCTGAAGAAGAGCAGTTCCGATGGCCTTCTTTATGGCCTTATTTCTTTCCAGTCTTCCCCCCACAGAGATAAGGATAGCAAATGGTTTATCAGTCGGAAG GAATGGCCTTTCGACATGTACCCGCCATGGGCTCATGGTCCTGGATATATAATCTCACGTGACATCGCTAAGTTTGTAGTCCGAGGCCACCAGGAACTGACTCTTCAG CTATTCAAACTTGAAGACGTGGCAATGGGGATTTGGATCCAACAGTACAAGAACAGTGGGCAGCAAGTAAACATTGTGACTGATGACCGGTTCTACAATGAAGGATGCGACGCTGACTATGTCCTTGCGCACTACCAGACCCCTAGGCTTATGATGTGTCTGTGGGAGAAGCTGAAGACGGAATATCAAGCTGTATGCTGTGAATAG